A single Wolbachia endosymbiont (group A) of Bibio marci DNA region contains:
- a CDS encoding SWIM zinc finger family protein, which yields MTIYGRTWWGEKWLQCFNRIDYDNRLPRGRTCANTGRAFGIKINGHIVTAKVHSSAYKIRAHPYKVEIILNELSSSEQHTIRQIIETSPTILAKLINRQLSVSLFDKLNDSGIKLFPSNWQEMNASCNCPDWAMPCKHIAAVMYLIAAEIDKNPFMIFNIHNCNLSALIDDFGNGKLENAQNILKIDDIFKACSKIRIHNQAILNDIDLSTIPNLFDCISSILTDNPLFFEKNFHNI from the coding sequence ATGACTATCTATGGAAGAACATGGTGGGGAGAGAAATGGCTTCAGTGCTTCAATAGAATTGATTATGATAACCGTCTTCCACGTGGCAGAACTTGTGCTAATACTGGTCGAGCTTTTGGTATTAAAATTAATGGTCACATAGTTACAGCTAAAGTTCATAGCTCAGCATATAAAATTCGTGCTCACCCATATAAAGTCGAAATTATACTTAATGAATTAAGTTCATCAGAACAACATACTATTCGCCAAATAATTGAAACTTCACCAACTATATTAGCTAAATTGATAAATAGACAATTATCAGTCAGCTTGTTTGATAAGCTTAATGACTCTGGTATTAAATTGTTTCCTTCAAATTGGCAGGAAATGAATGCAAGTTGCAACTGTCCTGATTGGGCTATGCCTTGTAAACACATTGCTGCTGTAATGTATCTTATTGCTGCAGAAATTGATAAAAACCCCTTCATGATTTTTAATATTCATAATTGTAATTTGTCAGCACTTATCGATGATTTTGGGAATGGAAAATTAGAAAATGCTCAAAACATTTTAAAGATAGATGATATATTTAAGGCATGTTCTAAAATTAGAATACATAACCAAGCAATTTTAAATGATATTGATTTATCAACTATTCCTAACCTTTTTGATTGTATCAGTAGTATTTTAACAGATAATCCACTTTTTTTTGAAAAAAACTTCCATAATATTTGA
- a CDS encoding virulence RhuM family protein, with product MNNKSLDYNEILFYETDDGKVCIEVRFENENLWLTQKHMAELFDCSIDNISLHLKNIYLCKELDKNSTTEESSIVQKEGEREVKRDVIFYNLEAVISVGYRVNSERGAAFRTWATDKLKKYIFKGFVIDSNRFKNGSKFDTRFFDELLEEIREIRASERVAYQKITDIYATSVDYASCSSETKNFFAVVQNKLHFAITGNTAAEIIANRVDGSKPNMGLTNWRKAPKGKIFLSDTQVAKNYLDKNEIAQLNRIVSMYIDYAEFQAARGKIMYMKDWKEKFDAFLKFNEQDILQSYGKVSHEVAITLATKEYEIFRKTQDKSYKSDFDKLIEEKKSLDQKSVKA from the coding sequence ATGAACAACAAATCACTAGATTATAATGAAATTTTGTTCTACGAAACAGACGACGGAAAGGTATGTATTGAAGTTAGATTTGAAAATGAAAATCTATGGCTTACTCAGAAACATATGGCAGAGTTATTTGACTGTTCAATTGATAATATTTCATTGCACTTAAAGAACATTTATCTATGTAAAGAACTAGACAAAAATTCAACTACCGAGGAATCCTCGATAGTTCAAAAAGAGGGAGAAAGAGAGGTAAAACGTGATGTAATTTTCTACAATTTAGAGGCTGTGATATCAGTTGGTTATCGTGTTAATTCAGAGCGTGGTGCTGCTTTTCGTACATGGGCAACTGATAAACTAAAGAAGTATATTTTCAAAGGTTTTGTGATTGATAGCAATAGATTTAAAAATGGCTCTAAATTTGACACTCGATTTTTTGATGAGTTACTTGAAGAAATTAGAGAAATTCGTGCAAGTGAGCGTGTGGCTTATCAGAAAATCACAGACATTTATGCAACTTCAGTAGACTATGCAAGTTGTTCATCTGAAACGAAAAATTTCTTTGCTGTAGTACAGAACAAATTGCATTTTGCTATTACTGGAAATACAGCGGCAGAAATTATTGCAAACAGAGTGGATGGAAGTAAACCTAATATGGGCTTAACAAATTGGCGTAAGGCACCTAAGGGAAAAATCTTTCTTTCTGACACGCAAGTAGCAAAAAACTATTTAGATAAAAATGAAATTGCTCAGCTAAACAGGATAGTAAGTATGTATATAGATTATGCAGAGTTTCAAGCTGCCAGAGGTAAAATAATGTATATGAAGGATTGGAAAGAGAAATTTGATGCATTTTTAAAATTTAATGAGCAAGATATATTGCAGAGTTATGGCAAAGTCTCTCATGAAGTAGCAATTACCTTAGCTACAAAAGAATATGAGATATTTAGAAAAACACAGGACAAGTCATACAAGTCAGATTTTGATAAATTGATAGAAGAAAAGAAAAGTCTTGATCAAAAAAGTGTAAAAGCTTAG
- a CDS encoding DEAD/DEAH box helicase: protein MYYPASKKELSEEELFIKRWGNIENWQTFQLFINDQHYLTQVSNGATNLFRLSENVLRDVARFLNDIPSSLLHKLNPELRFMHMISQFAHMLMEKSALIPQVLQNKRGEIIIRWTPALFNESVKEIHSKISSICPLLLIKYQEIAVEPEEQVNVAISLILLGYIEDNFPVSLDKYRDKYIFELFFTGNPYKFTKFSNKEIPQAINLWLSRLYLADKPYKLYLMIKDHHEKFELDIQASLDDEKSFIKLEKALSNQNIKLSILSDLALLSEYIPELEKSIDDNSTLSFNLDDFAPLFLHILPVLRAIGIVVILPKSLQKIFKPQLSLNLSTKDKIKEDRESFLTLENLLKFDWKIAIGDKKLSVTEFKKLLKDSRGFVRIVDQYVLLDDKEVEALLKKLDKLPDYLSQAELMQAALTGEVNETKVAFDQQLTSLFKKFNTYTPVTTPNNLIAQLRPYQERGFSWLVQNIESGFGSIIADDMGLGKTLQVIAAILYCKNTGFLDRDRVLVVAPTSILSNWQREVERFAPELKLFIYHGQNRELASDYDVALTSYGLARRDKKELNRVGWFLLVIDEAQNIKNPNSEQTKAIKAITAKNKIAMSGTPVENRLLEYWSIFDFTNKYYLGTPKQFKTRFATPIEKARDKACLERFMKVTHPFMLRRVKSDKSIIQDLPDKIENNRYCSLTPEQTALYQEVVNTTMEKIERSEGIERKGLIFKLINALKQICNHPSQYGKKKHASIEQSGKMQMLEEVLTVISDLAEKSLIFTQYTEMGKIISKLLEERFKSKVPFLHGGLSRKAHDTMINDFQNLFQANILIVSLKAGGTGLNLTAANHVIHYDLWWNPAVEAQATDRAYRIGQERNVMVYRLLSTGTFEERIDEMIQSKKELANLTISSGESWITEFNNDQLRDLVNIKNAL from the coding sequence GTGTACTATCCAGCTTCTAAGAAGGAACTATCAGAAGAGGAGCTATTTATTAAAAGATGGGGAAATATTGAGAATTGGCAAACATTTCAATTATTCATTAATGATCAGCATTACCTTACTCAAGTGAGCAATGGTGCAACTAATTTATTTAGGCTCAGTGAAAATGTATTGAGGGATGTAGCACGATTTTTAAATGATATTCCTAGTTCGTTACTCCACAAACTTAACCCTGAACTTCGCTTCATGCATATGATTTCACAGTTTGCACATATGCTGATGGAAAAGTCAGCGCTAATACCACAAGTATTACAAAACAAAAGAGGAGAAATTATAATTAGGTGGACTCCGGCGTTGTTTAATGAGTCAGTTAAGGAAATTCATAGCAAGATATCATCTATTTGTCCGCTTCTATTGATTAAATATCAAGAAATCGCTGTGGAACCAGAGGAACAAGTAAATGTTGCTATCTCTCTTATCCTTTTAGGGTATATAGAAGATAACTTTCCTGTATCACTGGATAAGTATAGAGATAAATATATCTTTGAATTATTCTTTACAGGAAATCCATACAAGTTTACTAAATTTAGTAACAAAGAAATACCGCAAGCAATTAATCTCTGGCTTTCACGTCTTTATTTAGCAGATAAACCTTACAAACTCTATTTAATGATAAAAGATCACCATGAAAAATTTGAGCTTGATATACAGGCATCCCTAGATGATGAAAAGTCATTCATAAAGCTAGAAAAAGCACTTTCTAATCAAAACATAAAACTTAGTATTTTATCTGACCTTGCACTCTTGTCTGAATACATACCTGAATTGGAAAAATCGATTGACGATAATAGCACATTATCATTTAATTTAGATGATTTTGCACCATTGTTTTTGCATATCTTGCCTGTATTAAGAGCAATTGGTATCGTAGTTATTTTGCCAAAATCTTTACAAAAAATCTTCAAACCACAATTAAGTCTTAATTTGTCTACCAAGGATAAAATAAAAGAAGATCGAGAAAGTTTTTTAACGCTGGAAAATTTATTAAAATTTGATTGGAAAATAGCAATAGGAGATAAAAAACTAAGCGTTACAGAATTTAAAAAATTGCTAAAAGATTCCCGAGGGTTTGTAAGAATCGTGGATCAATACGTCCTTTTGGATGACAAAGAGGTAGAAGCTTTATTAAAAAAACTTGATAAATTGCCTGATTATTTAAGTCAAGCAGAGCTTATGCAAGCTGCTCTAACAGGAGAAGTAAATGAAACTAAAGTAGCATTTGACCAGCAGCTTACAAGCTTGTTTAAAAAATTTAATACTTACACACCTGTAACTACGCCAAATAATCTAATAGCACAACTACGCCCATATCAAGAACGCGGATTTAGTTGGCTTGTACAGAACATAGAAAGTGGGTTTGGTAGTATAATTGCTGATGATATGGGTCTTGGTAAAACATTACAGGTTATAGCAGCTATTCTATATTGCAAAAATACAGGGTTTTTGGATCGGGACAGAGTCTTGGTAGTAGCTCCCACAAGCATCTTAAGTAATTGGCAACGAGAAGTAGAACGTTTTGCGCCAGAATTAAAGCTTTTCATCTATCACGGACAAAATCGAGAATTGGCAAGTGATTATGATGTAGCTCTAACATCCTATGGTCTTGCACGTCGTGATAAAAAAGAGCTTAACAGAGTCGGATGGTTTTTGCTCGTGATTGATGAAGCCCAAAATATAAAGAATCCTAACAGTGAACAGACCAAAGCTATAAAAGCTATTACAGCAAAAAATAAAATAGCTATGAGCGGTACACCTGTTGAAAATAGACTACTAGAGTATTGGAGTATTTTTGATTTTACTAATAAATATTACCTTGGTACCCCTAAGCAATTTAAAACTCGTTTTGCAACACCGATTGAAAAAGCGAGAGACAAAGCTTGTCTAGAGAGGTTCATGAAAGTTACCCACCCCTTTATGCTACGTAGGGTAAAAAGTGATAAAAGCATTATTCAGGATCTACCAGATAAAATTGAAAATAATCGTTATTGTTCTTTGACTCCAGAGCAAACAGCACTTTACCAAGAAGTCGTTAATACAACTATGGAAAAGATAGAAAGAAGTGAAGGAATTGAACGTAAGGGATTAATCTTTAAACTTATCAATGCTTTAAAGCAAATTTGTAACCATCCATCACAGTACGGCAAGAAAAAGCATGCGAGTATTGAACAATCCGGTAAAATGCAGATGCTAGAAGAAGTATTGACTGTGATTAGTGATCTTGCAGAAAAATCATTAATATTTACTCAATATACTGAAATGGGTAAAATTATATCTAAGTTACTTGAAGAAAGATTTAAATCAAAAGTGCCATTTTTACATGGTGGACTTTCTCGAAAAGCACATGATACAATGATTAATGATTTTCAAAACTTATTCCAAGCCAATATTCTTATAGTATCTTTAAAAGCTGGAGGAACAGGGCTTAATTTAACAGCGGCAAACCATGTAATACATTACGATTTATGGTGGAATCCGGCAGTGGAAGCACAAGCAACAGATCGAGCTTATCGTATTGGACAAGAGCGTAATGTTATGGTATACAGACTGCTTTCAACAGGTACATTTGAAGAGCGTATTGATGAGATGATTCAAAGCAAGAAGGAATTAGCAAACCTAACTATAAGTAGTGGCGAGAGTTGGATTACAGAATTTAACAACGATCAATTAAGAGATTTAGTTAATATAAAAAATGCACTATAA